A segment of the uncultured Desulfobulbus sp. genome:
GAGGCAGATGAGGCACCGCAGCACGCTTTGATGCTGACCAGTAGTGACGACAACCTGCCGGCGTTAAGCAATCCGGCCCTTCATCGATATCTCCAGGAAATCAGCCAGTATGAATTGTTAAGCCGCGAAGAGACGGAAGAGCTTGCCGTGCGCTTTCAGGAGACCGGTGACCCTGACGCAGCCTACCGCCTGGTTTCTTCGAACCTGCGTCTTGTGGTCAAGGTGGCTATGGACTTCCAAAAGTATTGGATGCAGAACTTCATGGATCTGATCCAGGAAGGCAATGTCGGCTTGGTGCAGGCCACTAAAAAATTTGATCCCTACCGCGGTGTGAAATTTTCCTACTATGCCGCCTACTGGATTCGCGCTTACATCCTCAAGTTCATCATGGATAATTGGCGCCTGGTGAAAATCGGGACCACGCAAGCACAGCGTAAGCTGTTTTTCAGCCTCAATAAAGAGAAAAAGCTTCTTGAGTCCCAAGGGTTTAAGCCTGAAGTTAAATTGCTTGCCGAGCGTTTGAATGTCAAGGAGAGCGAAGTCATCGAAATGGGGCAGCGGATGGACAACTGGGACGTCTCACTCGAGGCACCCGTCCGCAGCGATTCCGAGGATGAGCAGAAAAATTTTCTCCCCAGTGAAGGACCGGGGATCGAGGAAGTCGTTGCAAGTCAGGAGATGCGCGAGCGGCTCGCCAGCATCCTTGCCGATCTCAGTACCCGGCTTAATGAGAAAGAACTGGTCATCCTGCAAACTCGCCTGCTTTCCGACGAACCCAAGACCCTGCAGACCATTGCTGACGAGTTCAATATTTCCCGTGAACGGGTCCGGCAGATCGAAGCGAACCTGCTTAAAAAATTACGTAAACAGTTCGAAAAAGAAATGCCTGATATTCAGGATTTTCTCAGCGGTGACGGGGTGATCCTTGCCGCTGGACCGACAGATCAGGTGTCCTGACCTCCTCGTTCTTTTCAACATTTTCCCAACCTTTTCTATCGTCGTTCCCATGAAAGTACCATTGCTCGACCTGAAACCACAGTTGGCCCCCCTGCGTTCTCAAATGCTGGAGGCCGTGACCCGTGTTCTCGATTCCACCGGCTATATTCTCGGCCCGGAAGTGACCGAGCTCGAGAAAAAAATTGCCCAATATTCAGATGCCAATTTTGGCGTCGGTGTTTCCTCGGGCACCGATGCCCTCCTCAACGCCTTGATGTCGCTCAATATCGGACCTGGCGACCTGGTTCTGACTACGCCCTACACCTTTTTTGCCACGATGGGGACCATCCTTCGCGTCGGCGCCAAACCGGTGTTTGTCGACGTTGAACCCCAAAGTCTCAATATGGATCCAGCTCTGGCCGCTGAAGCATTGAAGGCTGATCGGCAGGGGCAGGGGCGCATCAGGGCCATGATCCCGGTCCATCTCTACGGCCAGTGTGCCGACATGCAGCGGATTATGGCGCTTTCCGCCGAATACGGCGTCCCGGTCATCGAGGATGCGGCCCAGGCCATCGGTGCCGAATTTCCCTTTGCAGAGGACGGTAAGATTGTCTGGCGGCGCGCCGGTGGCATGGGCCTTTGCGGCTGTTTTTCTTTTTTCCCTAGCAAAAATCTGGGCGGCATCGGTGACGGCGGCATGGTCACCACCTCAGATGCGGCCTATGCGGACGTTCTTCGCTCTAACCGCAACCATGGAGCGGAACCCAAGTATTTTCACTCCCGGGTAGGGGGTAACTTCCGCCTCGACCCCATCCAGGCGGTGGTGCTCTCCATCAAACTTGAGCACCTGGAAAGCTGGCATGCGGCCCGGCGCGAAAACGCGGCCACCTATTCCCGTCTTTTTGCCGAAACTGGCCTGGCCAACAATCCGGTCGTTCTGCCCAGTGCGGTTTATCAGGAAACTGAAGGTGCCCAATCGCATAACTATCATATCTACAACCAGTTTGTGATCCATGTGCCGCAGCGTGATAAACTGCGACAATTCCTGCTTGATAATTCAGTCGGCTGCGAGATTTATTATCCCCTTTGCCTCCATCAGCAGGAATGCCTCCAGGCGGATGGGTACAGGGATCTGTCGTTTCCCGTAGCCGAAGCTGCGGCGGCCAATTCCCTAGCCCTGCCGATTTATCCGGAATTGAGCACGGAACAGTTGGAATATGTGGTAGCGACCATTGGCCGTTTCTACAACGCCGGTTGACGAATTCAGTTCCGCTTGCTTATCTGG
Coding sequences within it:
- a CDS encoding RNA polymerase factor sigma-32, with translation MRDQSEIDSVEADEAPQHALMLTSSDDNLPALSNPALHRYLQEISQYELLSREETEELAVRFQETGDPDAAYRLVSSNLRLVVKVAMDFQKYWMQNFMDLIQEGNVGLVQATKKFDPYRGVKFSYYAAYWIRAYILKFIMDNWRLVKIGTTQAQRKLFFSLNKEKKLLESQGFKPEVKLLAERLNVKESEVIEMGQRMDNWDVSLEAPVRSDSEDEQKNFLPSEGPGIEEVVASQEMRERLASILADLSTRLNEKELVILQTRLLSDEPKTLQTIADEFNISRERVRQIEANLLKKLRKQFEKEMPDIQDFLSGDGVILAAGPTDQVS
- a CDS encoding DegT/DnrJ/EryC1/StrS family aminotransferase, whose product is MKVPLLDLKPQLAPLRSQMLEAVTRVLDSTGYILGPEVTELEKKIAQYSDANFGVGVSSGTDALLNALMSLNIGPGDLVLTTPYTFFATMGTILRVGAKPVFVDVEPQSLNMDPALAAEALKADRQGQGRIRAMIPVHLYGQCADMQRIMALSAEYGVPVIEDAAQAIGAEFPFAEDGKIVWRRAGGMGLCGCFSFFPSKNLGGIGDGGMVTTSDAAYADVLRSNRNHGAEPKYFHSRVGGNFRLDPIQAVVLSIKLEHLESWHAARRENAATYSRLFAETGLANNPVVLPSAVYQETEGAQSHNYHIYNQFVIHVPQRDKLRQFLLDNSVGCEIYYPLCLHQQECLQADGYRDLSFPVAEAAAANSLALPIYPELSTEQLEYVVATIGRFYNAG